One region of Polynucleobacter sp. Adler-ghost genomic DNA includes:
- a CDS encoding branched-chain amino acid ABC transporter permease — protein sequence MEMFAQILSSGIAVGMIYAVIAFGFQLTFATSGTLNFGQGEALMLGALVGLTCVDMFGMNYWLMIPIVCLFGMVQGGFVELIGVRPAIKIKSEFGWIMSTIALGIIFKNVAENIWGRDALPFPSPLPMEPMAFLGANILPMEILVVVGALVMMLLVEFFNRKTIYGKAVVATANDRDAAGLMGINTSLVITFSYALSSLTAAFAGVLIAPLTLTGAAMGGALGLKAFAVAIIGGLSSGMGIIVGGLILGIVETATGFYISTGYKDVPGLILLLLVLAFKPSGLFGKTAIKKV from the coding sequence ATGGAAATGTTTGCACAAATCCTCTCCAGCGGTATAGCGGTGGGCATGATCTACGCGGTCATTGCTTTCGGCTTTCAGCTGACTTTTGCCACATCTGGCACATTGAATTTCGGTCAAGGTGAGGCCTTGATGTTGGGCGCCTTAGTCGGCCTGACATGTGTTGACATGTTCGGTATGAACTACTGGCTCATGATCCCAATCGTCTGCCTATTCGGGATGGTGCAAGGTGGCTTCGTTGAGCTGATTGGTGTTCGTCCTGCGATTAAGATCAAATCTGAGTTTGGTTGGATTATGTCCACTATCGCGTTGGGCATTATTTTCAAAAACGTGGCTGAAAATATTTGGGGTCGTGATGCATTGCCATTTCCATCCCCGTTGCCGATGGAACCAATGGCATTCCTTGGGGCAAACATTTTGCCAATGGAAATCTTGGTTGTAGTTGGCGCTTTAGTCATGATGTTGTTGGTGGAGTTCTTTAACCGTAAAACAATTTACGGTAAAGCGGTTGTCGCAACAGCAAACGATCGTGATGCTGCCGGCTTAATGGGAATTAATACCAGCTTGGTAATTACCTTCTCATATGCACTCTCATCCTTAACTGCTGCCTTTGCAGGTGTTCTGATTGCACCGTTGACATTGACTGGCGCTGCTATGGGTGGTGCTCTGGGTTTAAAAGCATTTGCAGTGGCCATTATTGGCGGCCTCTCAAGTGGTATGGGAATCATTGTGGGTGGTTTGATTCTCGGAATTGTTGAGACTGCCACAGGCTTTTATATTTCTACCGGCTACAAAGACGTACCAGGCTTGATCTTGCTCTTATTAGTGCTTGCATTTAAGCCATCTGGTCTCTTTGGTAAAACTGCAATCAAGAAAGTTTAA
- a CDS encoding EamA family transporter has translation MSSSKTSGSTQLYPRLPTSHLLLALAIVAVWGTNFVVIKVSLESFPPFLFAALRYIFALLPVVFFIPKPKVSWVNLCIYGLATGLGQFGVMYFAIDGRISPGLASLLIQTQVFFTIGFAMFFAKEGLRLYQAVSVAVAMMGLFIIALHTDATTTFLGLALVVFAGFSWGVANTVSRRAGAINMLSYVVWASAFSIPPLLLVSLIFEGGAGHLWEVTLVAPMGAWIGVLWQAWANTLFGYAAWGWLLSKHPAAVVAPAPLLVPIFGMGASAFFLGEALPGWKISAAGLVIAGLVINLFWPALREQSRKFF, from the coding sequence GTGAGTAGTTCAAAAACATCAGGCAGTACTCAGTTGTATCCGAGGCTTCCTACAAGCCACTTGTTATTAGCGCTTGCCATTGTTGCTGTGTGGGGAACTAACTTTGTGGTGATCAAAGTTTCTCTTGAAAGCTTCCCACCATTTTTATTCGCTGCTCTGCGATACATTTTTGCTTTATTGCCAGTAGTATTTTTTATTCCCAAGCCCAAGGTTTCTTGGGTCAATTTGTGTATCTATGGTTTGGCAACTGGACTTGGGCAGTTCGGCGTGATGTACTTTGCGATTGATGGACGAATCTCTCCGGGGCTAGCATCCTTGCTTATTCAGACCCAAGTGTTTTTTACGATCGGCTTTGCGATGTTCTTTGCTAAAGAAGGTCTAAGGCTATATCAGGCAGTGTCCGTGGCGGTAGCAATGATGGGTTTGTTCATTATTGCGCTGCACACTGATGCCACAACGACTTTCTTGGGCCTAGCCTTAGTGGTGTTTGCTGGCTTCTCTTGGGGGGTTGCTAATACAGTGAGTCGTAGGGCTGGTGCTATTAATATGCTGTCCTATGTGGTTTGGGCAAGCGCGTTCTCAATACCTCCTTTGCTGCTTGTTTCACTCATCTTTGAGGGTGGTGCCGGCCATTTATGGGAAGTCACTCTAGTAGCACCAATGGGCGCTTGGATTGGAGTGCTCTGGCAGGCATGGGCTAATACCCTGTTTGGCTATGCTGCTTGGGGGTGGCTGCTTTCAAAGCACCCGGCTGCCGTGGTGGCTCCCGCCCCCTTACTAGTTCCCATCTTTGGCATGGGGGCATCTGCTTTTTTCCTAGGCGAAGCCTTGCCAGGCTGGAAAATCAGCGCTGCTGGCTTGGTAATTGCTGGTTTAGTGATCAATCTTTTCTGGCCTGCATTGCGAGAACAAAGTCGTAAGTTTTTTTAA
- a CDS encoding sulfite exporter TauE/SafE family protein produces the protein MDYSTLISPSLGILVGILMGLTGAGGGILSVPLLVFFLGLPIAEAAPIALCAVALASTIGAILGLKNKILRYKAAGFMAVFGLVLSPLGLWIAPQIPNAPLQILFSLILLYVAIRLLSQARNLIRGIPEENRKPPPCLINPAIGKLQWTLPCARALMLAGSIAGFLSGLLGVGGGFIIVPALKRYTDLPIKSIVATSLGVLAIITGGGAIFSAVSGSLNILVAAPFALAALGGLLIGLLLGKKLSGPHTQLIFSIFTLVIAVSLLIKGVLILNL, from the coding sequence ATGGATTACTCAACTCTCATCAGCCCCTCGCTCGGCATCCTAGTAGGCATCCTCATGGGCCTTACTGGCGCGGGCGGCGGGATCTTGTCTGTTCCGCTATTGGTTTTCTTCCTAGGCCTACCTATTGCAGAAGCAGCGCCAATTGCGCTTTGCGCCGTTGCCCTAGCCTCCACTATTGGCGCCATTCTGGGTCTTAAAAATAAGATCTTGCGCTATAAAGCAGCAGGTTTTATGGCTGTCTTTGGTTTAGTACTATCCCCACTAGGGCTTTGGATTGCACCTCAGATTCCGAATGCGCCCTTACAGATCCTCTTTAGCTTGATCTTGTTATATGTAGCTATTCGCTTGTTGAGTCAGGCTCGCAATCTGATTCGGGGTATTCCGGAGGAAAACAGAAAGCCCCCACCCTGCCTCATCAATCCTGCTATTGGGAAACTCCAATGGACCCTGCCTTGTGCGCGCGCCCTCATGCTCGCCGGTAGTATTGCAGGCTTCCTATCTGGCTTACTTGGCGTTGGCGGTGGATTCATCATCGTGCCTGCACTGAAGCGCTATACCGATTTACCTATCAAATCAATCGTTGCCACCTCACTGGGAGTGCTCGCCATCATCACTGGTGGAGGAGCAATATTCTCGGCAGTTAGCGGTAGCTTAAATATCTTAGTTGCTGCGCCCTTTGCACTTGCCGCCTTGGGCGGACTACTGATTGGACTACTACTAGGTAAAAAATTAAGTGGTCCGCACACTCAACTCATTTTCTCGATCTTCACTTTAGTAATTGCAGTGAGCTTACTGATTAAAGGCGTACTAATTTTGAATCTGTGA
- the yjgA gene encoding ribosome biogenesis factor YjgA, whose translation MHVNEKNRTPKKDDLDDGPSKSELKRLMTERQKLAEVLAALSSDALKTIPMDEAIKASIAETNKIKSFEAIRRHKQYLGKLMRFLDEEELDAIQKRLDAIQGVSKEETAKLHHLESYRDRLIANDETFTKMIEQYPDMDIQNMRTLIRNARKEKEANKPPKAYREIFRVLKDMGI comes from the coding sequence ATGCACGTCAACGAAAAGAACCGCACCCCCAAGAAAGATGATCTTGATGATGGGCCTAGCAAATCCGAGCTAAAGCGCTTGATGACTGAGCGCCAAAAGCTGGCCGAAGTTCTAGCAGCACTCAGTAGCGATGCCTTAAAGACTATACCAATGGATGAGGCGATTAAGGCCTCCATTGCGGAAACTAACAAGATTAAGAGTTTTGAAGCAATTCGTCGTCATAAGCAGTATCTTGGCAAGCTCATGCGATTTTTGGATGAAGAGGAATTAGATGCAATTCAAAAGCGCCTAGATGCAATTCAGGGCGTTAGCAAGGAAGAAACTGCAAAACTACATCATTTAGAGTCTTATCGCGATCGCCTGATAGCAAATGATGAAACCTTTACCAAGATGATTGAGCAATATCCCGATATGGATATTCAGAATATGCGCACCCTCATCCGCAATGCTCGCAAAGAAAAAGAAGCCAATAAACCCCCTAAGGCTTATCGAGAAATCTTCCGCGTCTTAAAGGATATGGGTATTTAA
- a CDS encoding MBL fold metallo-hydrolase, translating to MVYECEGAPCVIIDSVLSYDPKSGRTSTKSADEVITFIKAHQLQVDWILETHAHADHLTAAPYLQSHLGGKLVIGDHITNVQKVFKGVFNLDDHFKVDGTQFDHLLKEGELLTFGNLSLKALFVPGHTPACMAYEIGDAIFVGDTLFMPDVGTARCDFPGGDAKRLYQSIQKILSYPDQTKLYMCHDYPPNNRPATGMTTVADEKANNIHLHDGMTEAQFVKMRTTRDKTLEMPTLILPSIQVNIRAGHFPEADSNGVSYLKIPLNAL from the coding sequence GTGGTCTATGAATGTGAAGGAGCTCCTTGCGTCATCATTGACTCTGTCTTGAGCTATGACCCTAAATCAGGCAGAACAAGTACCAAGTCTGCTGATGAGGTGATTACTTTTATAAAGGCGCACCAACTCCAAGTTGATTGGATCTTAGAGACGCATGCTCATGCAGATCACCTAACAGCAGCCCCATATTTACAAAGTCACTTAGGTGGCAAGTTGGTCATTGGGGATCACATTACCAATGTGCAGAAAGTATTTAAAGGCGTCTTCAATTTAGATGATCACTTTAAAGTAGATGGCACTCAATTTGACCATTTGTTGAAAGAGGGTGAATTGCTCACTTTCGGAAATCTCTCATTAAAGGCGCTGTTTGTGCCGGGTCATACCCCTGCTTGCATGGCCTATGAAATCGGTGATGCCATCTTTGTAGGCGATACCCTATTTATGCCAGATGTCGGCACTGCCCGTTGTGATTTTCCGGGCGGTGATGCGAAGAGGCTCTATCAATCTATTCAAAAGATTTTGTCTTATCCTGATCAGACCAAGTTATATATGTGCCATGACTATCCGCCAAATAATCGACCTGCAACTGGCATGACCACTGTTGCTGATGAGAAGGCAAATAATATTCATTTACATGATGGCATGACTGAAGCGCAATTTGTGAAAATGCGCACCACACGAGATAAAACTCTAGAGATGCCAACACTAATCTTGCCTTCTATTCAGGTCAATATACGAGCTGGACATTTTCCTGAGGCCGATAGCAATGGAGTTTCTTATTTAAAAATTCCCTTGAATGCACTCTGA
- a CDS encoding GMC family oxidoreductase codes for MSTTSHQNTYDYIIIGAGSAGCMLAKRLTENPAKRVLLIEAGKNDNYIWIHIPVGYLYCIDNPRADWRFKTATEKGLNGRSLLYPRGRVLGGCSSINGMIYMRGQEGDYASWVKATGDDSWSWQNALRRYKSFEDYHGAPNQWHGKGGEWTVSKQRLRWPIMDVFKEAAVEAGIPASDDFNQGDNFGVGYFDVSQRKGWRLNTSKAFLRDAAKRPNLTVITEAMVNKLLIDSSSKNCYGVQYIQNGKKTEALCNITNQGEVILSAGAIGSVQVLERSGIGSAAHLNKLGIPVIADLPGVGENLQDHLQLRMIYKVNGIKTLNTKANSLLGKLSIGMEYVFKRSGPMSMAPSQLGAFAYSSPDQPSANLEYHVQPLSLEKFGEDLHSFNAITASVCNLRPTSRGSVHISSIDPEAPPVIAPNYLSTDEDRKVAADSLRLTRKILESPALKPYTPDEYKPGNQYQSDEELIKAAGDIGTTIFHPVGTCKMGRDDDPMAVLDSQLRVRGIHHLRVVDASAMPTITSGNTAAPTMMIAQRAVELLTGE; via the coding sequence ATGAGCACAACAAGCCATCAAAATACCTACGACTACATCATCATCGGCGCTGGCAGTGCAGGCTGTATGTTAGCCAAGCGCCTGACTGAGAATCCCGCTAAACGGGTTCTCTTAATTGAGGCTGGTAAGAACGATAACTACATCTGGATCCATATACCGGTTGGTTATTTATATTGTATCGATAACCCAAGAGCAGATTGGCGCTTTAAGACCGCTACTGAAAAAGGCCTAAACGGACGCTCACTCCTCTATCCGCGCGGCCGTGTTTTAGGTGGCTGTTCATCTATCAACGGCATGATTTACATGCGCGGCCAAGAGGGTGATTATGCATCTTGGGTCAAAGCAACAGGTGATGATTCTTGGTCTTGGCAAAACGCTTTGCGTCGTTACAAATCATTTGAGGATTATCACGGCGCTCCCAATCAGTGGCACGGCAAAGGTGGTGAGTGGACTGTGTCTAAGCAGCGTTTGCGTTGGCCCATCATGGATGTTTTCAAAGAGGCTGCAGTGGAGGCAGGCATTCCAGCATCAGACGACTTTAACCAAGGCGATAATTTTGGGGTGGGTTACTTTGATGTGAGTCAACGCAAAGGTTGGCGTCTCAATACGTCCAAAGCATTTTTGCGTGATGCTGCTAAGCGACCTAATCTCACGGTAATTACTGAGGCGATGGTCAATAAATTATTAATTGATTCAAGCTCTAAAAATTGCTACGGCGTTCAATATATTCAGAACGGCAAAAAAACCGAAGCACTTTGTAATATCACCAATCAAGGCGAAGTGATTTTGAGTGCAGGTGCCATTGGTAGCGTGCAGGTTTTAGAGCGCTCAGGTATTGGATCAGCTGCGCATCTGAATAAATTAGGCATCCCCGTCATTGCAGATTTACCGGGCGTAGGTGAAAACTTACAAGACCATTTGCAATTACGCATGATCTACAAGGTCAATGGCATAAAGACTCTCAATACGAAAGCAAACTCTTTACTTGGCAAGCTGTCCATTGGTATGGAGTACGTGTTTAAGCGCTCCGGACCGATGTCGATGGCCCCATCTCAGTTGGGTGCATTTGCATACAGCTCACCTGACCAGCCCTCTGCTAATTTGGAGTATCACGTTCAACCGCTATCACTAGAAAAGTTCGGTGAAGATTTGCATTCCTTTAATGCGATTACTGCCAGTGTTTGTAACTTACGACCTACATCTCGTGGCAGTGTACATATCAGTTCGATCGATCCAGAAGCGCCCCCAGTCATTGCACCAAATTATTTATCGACCGACGAAGACCGCAAAGTAGCTGCTGACTCATTGCGTCTCACACGCAAGATTTTAGAAAGTCCTGCGCTCAAACCGTACACGCCAGATGAGTACAAGCCAGGCAATCAATATCAAAGCGATGAAGAACTCATCAAAGCTGCTGGTGATATCGGCACAACGATTTTCCATCCAGTGGGCACCTGCAAGATGGGGCGCGATGATGATCCGATGGCAGTGCTTGATTCACAATTGCGAGTTAGGGGTATTCATCATTTGAGGGTGGTTGATGCATCTGCAATGCCGACAATTACTTCCGGTAATACTGCGGCGCCTACTATGATGATTGCGCAACGCGCTGTTGAATTGCTTACTGGTGAGTAG
- a CDS encoding ABC transporter ATP-binding protein, with product MLSIKNLEAGYGKVKVLHGINIDVPKGQVITLIGSNGAGKTTTMRAITGMIKPTGGEVTLGGEKIDGYDSHKIARLGLAHSPEGRRVFTTMSVNDNLLLGAFPRFTGSRPKGDIKNDLERSLEMFPRLKERRNQLAGTLSGGEQQMLAMARAVMLNPEIILLDEPSMGLAPILVEEVFRIISNLKSQGVTMLLVEQFAAAALNVADYGYVLENGKIATHGPADKLMHDPAVKAAYLGGASSH from the coding sequence ATGTTATCTATTAAGAATCTTGAAGCAGGCTATGGCAAAGTAAAAGTTCTGCACGGCATCAATATTGATGTTCCTAAAGGACAAGTTATTACTTTGATTGGCTCTAACGGCGCTGGTAAAACAACGACGATGCGCGCTATCACCGGCATGATTAAGCCGACCGGTGGCGAAGTCACGCTAGGTGGCGAAAAAATTGATGGTTACGACTCTCATAAAATCGCACGTCTTGGTTTAGCGCATAGTCCAGAAGGCCGTCGTGTATTTACGACGATGTCTGTGAACGACAACCTCCTGTTAGGCGCATTTCCACGTTTTACGGGTAGTCGTCCAAAAGGTGACATTAAGAACGATCTTGAGAGATCTCTCGAAATGTTCCCACGCTTAAAAGAGCGTCGCAATCAGTTGGCGGGAACATTGTCAGGTGGTGAGCAACAGATGTTGGCGATGGCCCGTGCTGTGATGCTCAATCCAGAGATCATTCTCTTGGATGAGCCTTCAATGGGCTTGGCGCCGATTTTGGTTGAGGAAGTTTTCAGAATTATTTCTAATCTCAAATCACAAGGTGTCACGATGCTATTGGTTGAGCAGTTTGCTGCCGCAGCCCTAAATGTTGCTGATTATGGATATGTGCTTGAGAACGGTAAGATTGCAACTCATGGACCAGCAGATAAGTTAATGCATGATCCTGCTGTGAAAGCGGCTTACTTAGGTGGTGCTAGCAGCCACTAA
- a CDS encoding ABC transporter substrate-binding protein: MNIRRHIFAVAATAMLSTGAYAADIKVGVIGPFTGGSASMGVSMRDGVRLATKEINAAGGIDGNKIVLVERDDEAKNERGVQIAQELINNEKVAATLGYINTGVALASQRFFQEAKIPVINNVATGTLITKQFPNAAENYVFRTSAADNIQAPMIAKEAVEKRGLKKVAILADSTNYGQLGREDLEKALKTYGVTPVATEKFNLGDVDMTSQLLKAKNAGAEVILTYAIGPELAQIANGMAKLGWKKPMIGSWTLSMASFIDTAGKNGNGATMPETFIQNPPTTPKRKAFVEAYLKDFKPKNGIIASPVSAAQGYDSVYLLAAAIKQAKGTEGPKILAALQDLKTPVEGVVMTYNKPFSATDHEAIKAKDVVMGIVEDGKVEFLNAEDATPKKK, from the coding sequence ATGAATATTCGTCGTCACATTTTTGCAGTGGCTGCTACTGCAATGTTATCAACCGGCGCTTATGCTGCCGATATCAAAGTAGGCGTAATCGGCCCGTTCACTGGCGGCTCAGCTTCAATGGGCGTGAGTATGCGTGATGGCGTGCGTTTGGCTACTAAAGAAATTAACGCAGCTGGTGGCATTGACGGCAACAAGATTGTTTTAGTTGAGCGCGATGACGAAGCTAAAAACGAGCGTGGTGTACAAATCGCTCAAGAATTGATCAATAACGAAAAAGTAGCTGCTACTTTGGGTTACATCAACACTGGTGTGGCCTTGGCATCACAGCGCTTCTTCCAAGAAGCAAAGATCCCAGTCATCAACAACGTTGCTACTGGTACTTTGATTACTAAGCAATTTCCAAATGCCGCTGAGAACTATGTTTTCCGTACTTCTGCTGCTGACAACATCCAGGCTCCAATGATCGCTAAAGAAGCGGTTGAGAAGCGTGGCTTGAAGAAAGTAGCTATCTTGGCTGACTCAACTAACTATGGTCAGTTAGGTCGTGAAGACTTAGAAAAAGCGCTCAAGACTTATGGCGTAACTCCAGTAGCTACTGAAAAGTTCAACCTCGGTGACGTTGATATGACTTCACAGTTGCTCAAGGCAAAAAATGCTGGTGCAGAGGTTATTTTGACTTACGCAATCGGACCTGAGTTGGCGCAAATTGCTAACGGTATGGCGAAATTGGGTTGGAAAAAGCCAATGATCGGATCATGGACATTGTCTATGGCCAGCTTCATTGATACAGCTGGTAAGAATGGTAACGGCGCAACAATGCCAGAGACTTTCATTCAGAATCCCCCAACAACACCAAAGCGTAAAGCTTTCGTTGAGGCTTACCTGAAGGATTTCAAGCCAAAGAACGGCATTATTGCTTCTCCAGTATCAGCAGCTCAAGGATACGACTCTGTATATCTCTTAGCAGCTGCGATCAAGCAAGCTAAAGGCACAGAAGGACCAAAGATCTTGGCTGCATTGCAAGATCTGAAAACTCCAGTCGAGGGCGTTGTAATGACCTACAACAAGCCATTTAGCGCAACTGACCATGAGGCTATCAAAGCTAAAGACGTTGTGATGGGCATTGTTGAGGACGGCAAGGTTGAGTTCTTGAATGCTGAAGATGCAACACCTAAGAAGAAGTAA
- a CDS encoding acyltransferase, with protein sequence MQSKNHFLLVDSFKVFAALLIILHHLSSYGQMAVDARSVLPGLMTWLFEYGRYAVQVFLVMAGYLAAQSLTRFANTQFSSQTLLRVIINRYLRLFAPYIAALVFTIFCAWIARFWVNDEFVGEQETLSQFIAHLFFLQGILGLDSISAGAWYVAIDWQLYSVFAVLLISFSSYQALIWLISIVAVSSLLYFNRSAQYEAYFIYFIGSYGLGVLAYLAKHFADKKIQVLAKFALIAIGLIIAISALHQVWLRNFLAWFVALLLFVWGNTGYPSLLPRGSKVKAYILHSIAWASPLSYCAFLIHFAFILLANTLYIASGMHAHESGLIAISLMLGVVVCSTIAASYLYRWVEIPSAKLKI encoded by the coding sequence TTGCAATCAAAAAACCACTTTTTATTAGTTGACTCTTTTAAAGTCTTTGCCGCTTTACTAATCATCCTGCACCATCTATCGAGTTATGGTCAGATGGCAGTGGATGCACGCTCAGTTTTGCCGGGCTTGATGACATGGCTTTTTGAATACGGTCGTTATGCTGTGCAAGTCTTTTTGGTGATGGCGGGGTACTTGGCAGCCCAGTCACTTACGCGTTTTGCTAATACGCAGTTCAGTAGCCAAACCCTATTGCGAGTCATCATCAATCGCTATTTGCGTTTGTTTGCCCCCTATATTGCCGCTTTAGTTTTTACTATCTTCTGCGCTTGGATTGCGCGCTTTTGGGTTAATGATGAATTCGTTGGCGAGCAAGAAACGCTGAGCCAATTTATTGCCCACCTGTTTTTTCTGCAAGGCATTCTGGGGCTTGACTCCATCTCTGCGGGCGCCTGGTATGTAGCGATTGACTGGCAGCTCTACTCAGTATTCGCTGTATTGCTTATTTCCTTTTCGTCTTATCAAGCTTTGATATGGCTGATCAGTATTGTTGCTGTGAGCTCTTTGCTCTACTTCAATCGTTCCGCACAATACGAGGCCTACTTTATTTATTTCATTGGCTCTTATGGGCTTGGCGTACTAGCCTATCTTGCGAAGCACTTTGCTGATAAGAAGATTCAAGTCTTAGCTAAGTTTGCACTGATTGCAATTGGATTAATTATTGCGATCTCCGCATTACATCAAGTGTGGTTGCGAAATTTCTTGGCTTGGTTTGTGGCTTTGCTTTTATTCGTGTGGGGAAATACGGGCTACCCAAGCTTGCTGCCTAGAGGTTCAAAAGTAAAAGCATATATATTGCACTCTATTGCATGGGCCAGCCCCCTCTCATACTGTGCCTTCTTAATTCACTTTGCATTTATCTTGCTAGCAAATACACTTTATATTGCTTCTGGAATGCATGCTCACGAGAGTGGCTTAATTGCAATTAGCTTAATGTTGGGAGTCGTAGTGTGTAGCACTATTGCTGCTAGCTACCTATATCGCTGGGTAGAAATTCCCTCAGCTAAGCTAAAGATTTAA
- a CDS encoding ATP-binding cassette domain-containing protein, translated as MKSKSLLPLLIAIVGLFSLPLFISNPYYIHLIETILIYTILLYGLDIVVGYVGQVSLGHAALFGIGSYTAGVLFFHFGASIWLTLPAAIVVTAIFGGILALPALKVIGPYLAMVTLAFGTITQILINEMTWLTEGPLGIKIPKPDLMGAPMSKAQFFWLVCIVLIIALVVVDRFVKSQMGRAFEALRDSPVACDCMGVSVYRYKVIAFVISAGFAGLAGCLYAYSEQYISPNTYNNELAVLFLLAVIMGGRKSRLGSLLGAAIIVLLPKLLDDINLFRIVATTIAVVVAVGAAMALSKKVTTPRRVMVPLAGVVGLAAFSFWLDRISDWRLSIFGFMILLVVYYLQNGIVGFAKSFYQSIIGKTVTTRGEKADEIDDSISFISAVNNQNAGTELLKVDSVLMQFGGLKALNNVDLSIKRGTIHGLIGPNGSGKSTMMNVLTGIYQPTAGNVLYAGQSVVGRTSSDIALSGIARTFQNVQLFGEMTAIQNILVGLHHTFKSNMLEIALNLPRYKKESQEAHARAMALLKFVGLEDLANEEARNLPYGKQRSLEIARALALDPELLLLDEPAAGLTAPDIKELLRIIRKIRDSGITFILIEHHMDVVMSVCDTVSVLDFGQKIAEGKPAEVQADEKVIHAYLGT; from the coding sequence ATGAAATCGAAGTCTCTATTACCTCTATTAATTGCAATTGTTGGCTTATTTAGCCTGCCTTTATTTATCAGCAATCCGTACTATATTCACTTGATAGAAACGATTCTGATTTACACCATCCTGTTGTATGGCTTAGATATTGTGGTGGGTTATGTAGGTCAAGTTTCCTTGGGTCATGCCGCCTTATTCGGAATTGGTTCGTACACCGCAGGTGTGCTATTTTTCCATTTCGGTGCCTCAATTTGGCTGACCTTGCCAGCAGCAATCGTGGTTACAGCGATCTTTGGCGGAATTCTAGCCCTGCCTGCGCTGAAGGTTATTGGACCTTACTTGGCGATGGTGACCTTGGCATTTGGAACCATTACCCAGATCTTAATTAACGAGATGACATGGCTCACAGAAGGCCCACTAGGAATCAAAATTCCTAAGCCTGATCTGATGGGTGCCCCAATGTCAAAGGCACAGTTTTTCTGGTTGGTCTGTATCGTTTTGATCATTGCCTTGGTGGTGGTTGATCGTTTTGTTAAATCTCAGATGGGCCGTGCTTTTGAGGCTTTACGTGATAGTCCTGTAGCTTGCGACTGTATGGGTGTCTCCGTTTATCGCTATAAAGTCATTGCCTTCGTGATTAGTGCTGGCTTTGCTGGTCTGGCTGGTTGCTTGTATGCCTACTCGGAGCAATACATCTCACCAAATACCTATAACAATGAATTAGCCGTTCTTTTCTTGTTGGCAGTCATTATGGGTGGTCGTAAGTCTCGTTTGGGTTCATTACTAGGCGCTGCCATTATTGTTCTGCTGCCTAAACTCCTCGACGATATTAATTTATTCCGTATTGTGGCTACTACGATCGCGGTTGTAGTTGCCGTAGGTGCGGCTATGGCTCTTTCTAAGAAAGTCACTACGCCAAGACGCGTGATGGTGCCTTTGGCGGGAGTAGTTGGTCTGGCAGCGTTCTCATTTTGGTTAGACAGAATCTCCGATTGGCGTTTGAGTATTTTCGGCTTCATGATTTTGTTGGTGGTGTATTACTTGCAAAACGGTATCGTTGGTTTTGCGAAGAGCTTCTACCAATCTATCATCGGCAAGACAGTGACAACTCGCGGTGAAAAAGCAGATGAAATCGATGATTCAATCAGCTTCATTAGCGCGGTTAATAATCAAAATGCGGGTACTGAGCTTCTTAAAGTTGACTCCGTGCTGATGCAGTTTGGTGGTCTGAAGGCCTTGAATAATGTTGACCTCAGCATTAAGCGCGGCACCATTCATGGTTTGATTGGACCAAACGGCTCCGGTAAGAGCACCATGATGAACGTTCTGACTGGCATCTATCAACCTACGGCCGGTAATGTGCTGTATGCAGGTCAGAGCGTAGTTGGTCGCACTTCCTCTGATATTGCTTTGTCTGGTATTGCGCGTACCTTCCAAAACGTTCAGCTCTTCGGTGAGATGACTGCCATCCAAAATATTTTGGTTGGATTGCATCACACCTTTAAATCCAATATGTTGGAGATTGCGCTGAACTTGCCACGCTACAAAAAGGAATCGCAAGAAGCACATGCTCGCGCAATGGCCTTATTGAAGTTTGTGGGCTTGGAAGATTTAGCGAATGAAGAGGCGCGTAATTTGCCATACGGTAAACAACGCTCCTTAGAGATTGCCCGCGCCTTGGCTTTAGATCCTGAGTTGCTCTTGTTAGATGAGCCAGCTGCTGGTTTGACAGCTCCAGATATTAAAGAACTCTTGCGCATTATTCGTAAGATCCGCGATAGCGGTATTACCTTCATCCTGATTGAGCATCATATGGATGTGGTGATGTCAGTGTGCGATACCGTTTCTGTATTGGACTTCGGTCAGAAGATTGCAGAAGGTAAACCAGCTGAAGTTCAGGCAGACGAGAAGGTGATTCATGCCTACTTGGGTACTTAA